In Nilaparvata lugens isolate BPH chromosome 13, ASM1435652v1, whole genome shotgun sequence, the sequence CACCCctcatacctcttggtttttaCCCCCCCccagcagtttggtgaaatggcgccactgcTCACTATAGATTCCAATAAACAAAGATAGACTTTCTGATTATGTTGATGAATGTATGTATGGATGAATgaacgaatgaatgaatgaatgtatgaatgtctgaatgaatgaattacgAACCTGCAACCGACAGATGATGGGAATTTTGAGGTCCAGCTCCTTAGCAGCGGCAATGATACCCTCTGCGATGACGTCACACCTCATGATACCACCGAAAATGTTCACCATCAGTGCGTATACCTGAAACACAAAACAATCACCAATTTATTGGATTATGAATAATAGCTATGTGAACacatctaacctaacctaaggcAACTAACGACAGAGCAAGTGTGTTGAGcttgtgtgtacacacatgctcACCATGCATATTTTCccgaaagggactccccaccaacaaaagccatacgaatttacttttttaccatgcatgttgtgtcatcagcgaaaGGCTTAGAATGAAAACAGCTTTTCAACAGCAGATTCTAACATGCAGTAACAACtggaaaaattacaaattataatgatagaatagttatttgtgcaactagtgcgcaaagtaacagtttgctgcaccgaaagaaacgtttacgcccgagccgtaggcgagggcggaatggtttgttgagtgcagcagaggaactttgcgcacgtatttcacattaaatttttcctacagttaccattgaatatgagaagtgggtaattatgggtaaaattgcctgaaatccatcaaatgtttttctgtgtaattttattattgataaaaaaccttaatcctaaaatcctaaagtcctcgttgtccttggttataatatctacttaataatttgctcgttgtgctttcttgcacctctgctcactatagcagccacagcagtcactgttaccaacttcattttgattttgctgcactgttgctccatataacatactaagtattttgcgttgccatgttgcaaatctggagtgcaggaaaaatttttcccgcactagagcagaaaagtgatactttgcgttctgtaatcagtgcagcaatggccacttttcaacgtaactgtaggaaaaaataattcaacctcaaatagagcagcaaaggaaaaataaacaatgaaatatatgatcgaccgagcgaagtgaggtctaaagctgcgtttacaccaaagttattaacacaATGTTAGTATCtttatccttatagattctattagattgaacggaacttgacaaacacatatgatcatcatgtgtatgatgagtcatgttcaatctaatagaatctaaaaggattaagttatttacattttgttaataactttggtgtaaacgcggcttaagatttaagtcgacggttttacatttctctttatatgtttttatgttccgcatttacggcgaaacggtaatagattttcaagaaatttgacagctatgttcctttttaaattgcgcgtcgacctatatacaagggtttttggaaattttgcatttcaaggataatataaaaggaaaaggaacctccttcatacgccaatattacagtaaaaatcagactatagaagtattaatcataaatcagccgTTGAGTggattatatcatagagaaacaatagcgtaagtagatatcccatggtatagggaatttatgtcgcaacttttactgttatctcaagccgattactgtcgattattgtcaatttttactgttttgttggggtgagagtgtatgaacggcacaatatgagagactaccagcgtcacacagctgcaaaggaaagaactatgtgaactatcggcttgggataacagtaaaacttgcgacataaacgccctataccatgggatatctacttacgctattgtttctctatgattatattcatttattcaatttttcagatatttttccatatgaatccagcataagtttcttaaaaatgattcgccaaacaattcagcattggtgtatttcactagaggaactgaattccgggcgaaatctttcaccctgtatagctcgctaatgaagcgtttatggatatatgtttataagaactttttttcttacttttacctctactatcacgtattaaattattttaccataattaagaatcaccctgtatacaTATGAATACTTGTGAGGAAGCTTACAGAACGGTTATGAGAAATATGATCGAATCAATAAATTTAGatgaataatgatgatgatgatgatgatagctgACCTTGGGATCAGATGTGATAATCTTGAAAGCTTCCTTGACAGCCTGAGCCGTGGCTCCACCCCCCACATCGAGGAAGTTGGCGGGCTCACCGCCATGCAGTTTAATTATGTCCATGGTGGCCATTGCAAGCCCGGCTCCGTTCACCATACAACCGATGTCACCTAACCAACACAATAAACACACATTGAATACcaataaaatactaataaatatactatttaatagtatatttcgcacctagagcagaaaatgagacttttccggctcgagaggctcgaaatcggttttcaagtccgaggccgtaggccgagaaaTAAAAGATAAAGTGGATAATAAAAGAATGATGACTTGTTAGTCAAAATTAAGTCCAATGTCATCTAAAcaggatgaagaggaagaaaggaaaaagaacaatatcttatgGTGGGAAGAAGGAATAGAAGGTAGAGTAGGAGGGGGAGAATTGGGGAAGGATATAGAAGATAAAGTGgagaaagggaagaagaaggtggaagaGATTGAGTTGAAGATGGAGAGGGCAGTGTAAATTCCTTTTGAATtcacaatttcaataatttgttcTTAAATGAACCAAGTTTATTTAAGGTCATTCATAATATATGAATGTGAGTGAAAGTGtaggggagaagaagaaaaatctggtgtggcgcactcacactactttccttgccgtcatgaaaattgatcacctgacgctagtgttcacgcgcataagagtctactattcaaagatctgagccagctggtgacaggacaataacgctggagacacacgatgtgtGCAATCTCTCCATAGTGGATGATTacccaatacccaaaaccacttttttgaactcaggggaccttgaaacgtatagaaatttagaaattggggtaccttaatttttttcggaaagcaatactttccttacctatggtaatagggcaaggaaagaatactttccttacctatggtaatagggcaaggaaagtaaaaagaagaagaagaagaagaagaagaagaagaagaagaagaagaagaagaagaagaagaagaagaagaaaaagacgacgacgacgacagctcaaaataaagttcatttctattctattttaatcaAGGATTTAAAAGGACAATTAGATGGATATTAAAAAACTATTTGACATTGGTTTTTGCTAAATAAAGttcatttctattctattctaatcaaGTATTCAAGAGATAAATAACAGGAATATTAATAAGGATGCTTACCGTCGAGAGCAATATAGTTGAGCTGGTACTTGGCTGCCTCCACCTCCTTGGAGTCCTCCTGCGACCAATCGCGCAGCCCAAACAGTTCCTTCTGTCTGAAATCTGCGTTGTCATCAAAACGCATCTTCGCGTCCAGGCAGAAGTCTGACAAACAAACACAACAATCAATATCAATTCATTCTACATAAAATGGCAAAACTAAATATACAAAAACAAATACATGGAAAgaatagtaataaataattgataatatttttcgtGGTGATTTATTTATGACTAATTTTAAGCATGTtaataatagtatagtataaaaataataatatcgaaatATCGAGTGACCAGGCTGGCTCAGCTcgggtgtcagagttttcaggttgcaCCGGATCGATTTTAGAGCATCTGACATCACCTAACGACTGTTCTTAGTAGAGTATAGTgatatccacgttataatgtcagtggagaaagataggtgaacagcgttgccgattctctgacttgccactgccttcttgAAAggttttaattttaagtttttgtaatgtattgtatatgaaaatttttatatttttcacatttgtaaagtttgtttaatgattttggcaataaatatttctttctttctttctatagaagataactgataccggtatacctcaagtaatattaactgttaattcttgttaaaattatattttattcgttatatttttcaatgatttattaatacattttcataattgaaattagataaaagttaattatatttctacatagttgaaagacgatctagcaacgtcGCGCAGGTGGAtaagtttgtttgtttgttttttaaagcttcccagagactctaatcagagtatagaaattttcaaaaatgtataatacatacagtaatacaaaaaaaagaaaaaatcacacaaaggaaCCCTCTCTACACACAAACCCTTCTGAGGTATAGAATACTCCAagcatcaaaaaactttttaactCGCTTCTCAAAAACATCGAcatcttcaaaatttttcaaatgagtgGAAGCTGTCTAATAAACTTAAGGCCTGTTATGtagattttttctcaaaaagagctGTTTTTGCTCAGGTCAAAAAGACCTGataaggatagcgctatctgctttgtcgaatgatagacaaggatagcaacaccaatgttgattaaATAATGTGTCATTATAAGGGTAAAAACACACTGACGGCGGAGCATAGCGTGTCGTGGCGTGGTCGGAgcgttcatgatacacacaGGAAGCGTCTGAGCGTCAAGCGTCAAGGGCCTAGAAGAGTAGAGTAGAAATGTACAAGAGTAGACCAGACCGGCACTCGCACTGTGACGCTCCGCTTGCAGacgctccaaaaaacaaaccagcttgtGTCCAAAGTTTGAtgccacgctccgctccgctccgcgagtagacgcttccagtgtgttgCATCTCATTgcttaacatgatattgttcacgacgctcCTCAACTCCACACTCCGctccgctccgctttcagtgtgtttGTACCCTAAATTATAATgctccattataatgtggatccCACTACagaaagatgatacgaagatgatacaaggatgatagacaaggatagcaacaccaatgttgatcaaatactgcactgccattataacgtagacctcactgtAGAAGGATTTTCCTCATTTCACTAATCTACTCACAGTTTCCTGAGGCATCCTCAGCATAAGGATTGACCTCAATGAGGAGGGCATCCTTCTTGACGAACAAATCGTAGAGCCGCATCAGCATATCGGCCGTCTGCTCCTTCTTGTCCCCCAACCCCACTTTCTCGGCCATCGCTAGGGCTTGCTCCTTCTTCAAACCTATAACAATCCATTCAAACCCGATTAGAGATCATACAGTTTCACCGATTCTCCAAGAAAGTAATCTTACACTTTTCACAAGAGAAAAAGACTGTTCATTCTTCAAAACCTACaacaatcaataattcaaaGCCGATCACAAACCACACAATGTTACAGATTCTTGAACaaagtttcatttttcacaaaagaacaattataatttttcctacaggtaccttggaaagtgaccatttctgcactgattgcaggccgcaaagaatcacttttccgctatagtgcgcaaagtattactttgcgtactcttaatactttgcatattatcttgcagccatcccaatcagctgttgacagtgttggcgtgtattttgaatgtgaatttgttctacctatatttttttctgattttcaaataaataaaaatgagaactcattgaattatacattttgaatattattaattattcattatttcaaataatatattttccattcataattgattggttgaaaaattatttagaaattaagatttactcataattattcaaattttcaaattaattgaattaattcaatttttaatttgaataaattattgattattaattttcaattggattatcaagtttaaaataaattaaagttgttattaataacaaaattatacagacaaacattcgatggatttcagccatcattttacccataatcaaccacttctcatattcaatagtaactgaaggaaaaatttaatgtgaaatacgtgcgcaaattTCCtctgctgcaccgaaagaaaacattccgccctcgcctactgctcgtgcgtaaacgtttctttcggtgcagcaaactgtcactttgcgcactagttgcacaaataactattgaagcTCCTAAGAAAACAACCAagtattgattgaaaaatagttatcatgaatatttcttcatcaacctataaaaatcattcaaaaccgATCATAAACCACACAGTTTTACCGATTCTTAAACAAAGCCAACTTTCATTGTTTACAAAAgaacaattataatttaaagatcCTCAGAAAGACAAGCAAATTTTGAATGTAAAATAgttatgaaatatatttaaatttatttttattgaatatttgtttAGTTCGAGTTACCTTCAGTGATGTTGATGGGCTCATATAAAATAGCCTGGGGGTTTTCAGCTGCTACCTCTTCGATGTTAACTCCTCCTTGAGATGAAGCGATCAAGACTGGACCctggaattgaaaatataaaaatataattaaattaataataaacaaGCATTGAACATTGTatgagtactagccgtcaggctcgcttcgctcgccatatccgtctagccagggggctccgccccctggaaccCCGATtggatcgtccagaaatgagatcagcgggctcgcttcgctcgcctgcatttttaatttgagcatgcttcattccatcagaaagtcaaagtactgagaaaacgcagaaaagctgagaaaaacgctgattttgggcgtatctttgatgaaatattaaagtcacctcatcacaacatttttatttagaCCCTACCTAAAACTCTGTCTAAAATTTTGGACATTTTCTGTCTACTACTTGataaaagaactgagaaaacgcaaaaaaacgcttATTTTGGGCATAaatttggcgttatttcaaactccttctaacacaacattattacaccctagcttagcttctgtactaaatttgaacaatttctgttcatttgttctcgataaatccgagaagaagcaaaaaaacgctaattttgggcgtatctttgacgttattgcaaattccttctaacacaacattattacaccctagctgaacttctgtactaaatttgaacaattttctgTTCATCTTGTTCTCGATGAAACTGAGAaagcgctaaaaaacgctggaaaatgcagattttaggcgtatctttggaattttttccaaatccgttcttagtgcgcctctaaagggccaacttaacatatctaccaaatttgaacgtttttagttctgcgagtgagtcagtaagtgagtgagtgagtcagtcagtcagtgagtgagtgccatttcgcttttatatatagatataataattattcaaaattattgtgaataatttactaaaagaaaatattgtcataatgtttcttcttcttcttcttctcagccTTTTCCCCTTTGAGGTGGGGTCGGTGTGGGGTCATGAGCTTCGTTTGGTGTTAATGTTTCTATTTGGTTATAAGTATGAAATTAATTCTATGGTAGGCTATTATATAGTTTTGCACTATTCACGATGTTGCGATcaatattctattttctataaaaaacaaaataatttcctTTCTTCCAACAGCAAGTTTAAATACATACTTCGGCCTTGATAAGaacaaaaaattaagaaatagacgaataataaaaatatatgatttACTTTGGATAAAATACTCAGTTCGAGATCATAGCATACAATCATATCCACTCATTTGTAAACAGTTTGAGATCATAAACTTAACACAAGAAGCAACTTTTCTACATTGTATTCATGTTTTGAATAGAGAAAAGAGAATACAACAATTAACTTTTTACTGCAACTAATTAGGACTTGCTTACATTTCTTAACAGTAAACAAGTCATTGTAAGCAAGGTCAACACTCAACTCGTATTCAacatttttaacaatgtagccTTTTACTCTTTTACTTTGAATTCCTCTCATGGTTTCTCACTCCTGAATGAAATCCTCCTTGTCTGATTCCAGACTGAAATCATAATTCACGATctcaatacaataattctcGCTATGATGAACTTCTAAAAAACGAAATCCGATATCTATCGAATAACAATTTGGATTTTTC encodes:
- the LOC111046062 gene encoding succinate--CoA ligase [ADP-forming] subunit beta, mitochondrial, whose protein sequence is MATILARSVPLIENLAKRNCVKLLGATTPAPSQNGQQTRNLNVQEHVSYTLLKEAGIPVPNFGVAKSKAEAKEIAKKLNVKDIVLKAQVLAGGRGKGAFKGGLKGGVRMVFTPEEAEEFAGQMIGDFLITKQTGAKGRICNSVMVAERKFPRKEYYFAVMMERAFAGPVLIASSQGGVNIEEVAAENPQAILYEPINITEGLKKEQALAMAEKVGLGDKKEQTADMLMRLYDLFVKKDALLIEVNPYAEDASGNYFCLDAKMRFDDNADFRQKELFGLRDWSQEDSKEVEAAKYQLNYIALDGDIGCMVNGAGLAMATMDIIKLHGGEPANFLDVGGGATAQAVKEAFKIITSDPKVYALMVNIFGGIMRCDVIAEGIIAAAKELDLKIPIICRLQGTNVDDAKILIASSGMKILPVDNLDEAARLAVKLSSIVGLARAAKLDVNFEMPL